A window from Drosophila yakuba strain Tai18E2 chromosome 3L, Prin_Dyak_Tai18E2_2.1, whole genome shotgun sequence encodes these proteins:
- the LOC6533040 gene encoding ganglioside-induced differentiation-associated protein 1 isoform X1 has protein sequence MKMSEQAKEIEALPPTLQDFKAPDLPTNKPVLFFHPYNFHAQKVLMVLYEKRIDFFPYVVDLCNGEQYSNWFLNLNPKGDVPVLQDGALIIPSSTHIINYVESKFRGDRSLKPAHNSKEFDQMLIFEQAIARLPVGTLSLGSFMHDDLKLVPKAPFIGPVRQSCLKNNEKVLELLRHSVDDQATNKATLQHKLDIQLRRHELASSREDFQKVLDAVRHFLLYVEQELSAQAPRSEWLTGDEVNVADISLGLLLHRLYQLGFENQFWTFGKLPQVEAYFLRFRQRESFHRLQPSNFAILREMWTRTPGNYKLGAGAGFLGMAMFAAFAHK, from the exons ATGAAGATGAGTGAGCAAGCCAAGGAAATCGAGGCTCTGCCGCCCACCCTGCAGGACTTCAAGGCTCCCGATCTGCCAACCAACAAGCCAGTGCTCTTCTTTCATCCGTACAACTTCCATGCGCAAAAA GTTCTCATGGTTCTCTACGAGAAGAGGATCGACTTCTTTCCCTACGTGGTGGACCTGTGCAATGGCGAGCAGTACTCCAACTGGTTCCTAAACCTCAATCCCAAGGGCGATGTGCCAGTGCTGCAGGACGGCGCCCTCATTATTCCCAGCTCGACGCACATCATCAACTATGTGGAGAGCAAATTCCGCGGAG ATCGATCGCTGAAGCCAGCGCACAACTCCAAGGAGTTCGACCAGATGTTGATCTTCGAGCAGGCCATTGCCCGCCTGCCGGTGGGAACACTCAGCCTGGGTTCCTTCATGCACGACGACCTAAAGCTGGTGCCCAAGGCGCCCTTCATCGGACCCGTGCGCCAGTCCTGCCTGA AAAACAATGAAAAGGTGCTGGAACTGCTGCGCCACTCGGTGGACGATCAGGCGACCAACAAGGCAACACTGCAGCACAAGCTGGACATCCAGTTGCGCCGCCACGAGCTGGCCTCCTCGCGCGAGGATTTCCAGAAGGTCCTGGACGCCGTACGCCACTTTCTGCTCTACGTGGAGCAGGAGCTGTCCGCCCAGGCGCCGCGCAGTGAGTGGTTGACCGGCGACGAGGTGAACGTGGCGGATATTTCGCTGGGATTGCTGCTGCATCGACTGTATCAGCTGGGATTCGAGAATCAGTTCTGGACGTTTGGCAAGCTGCCGCAGGTGGAGGCCTACTTCCTGCGCTTCCGGCAACGCGAGTCCTTCCACCGCCTGCAACCGAGCAACTTTGCCATACTGCGCGAAATGTGGACACGAACGCCGGGCAACTATAAGCTAGGAGCGGGTGCCGGCTTCCTGGGTATGGCCATGTTCGCCGCCTTCGCGCACAAGTGA
- the LOC6533040 gene encoding ganglioside-induced differentiation-associated protein 1 isoform X2: MKMSEQAKEIEALPPTLQDFKAPDLPTNKPVLFFHPYNFHAQKVLMVLYEKRIDFFPYVVDLCNGEQYSNWFLNLNPKGDVPVLQDGALIIPSSTHIINYVESKFRGDRSLKPAHNSKEFDQMLIFEQAIARLPVGTLSLGSFMHDDLKLVPKAPFIGPVRQSCLKNNEKVLELLRHSVDDQATNKATLQHKLDIQLRRHELASSREDFQKVLDAVRHFLLYVEQELSAQAPRSEWLTGDEVNVADISLGLLLHRLYQLGFENQFWTFGKLPQVEAYFLRFRQRESFHRLQPSNFAILREMWTRTPGNYKLGAGAGFLVGHI; the protein is encoded by the exons ATGAAGATGAGTGAGCAAGCCAAGGAAATCGAGGCTCTGCCGCCCACCCTGCAGGACTTCAAGGCTCCCGATCTGCCAACCAACAAGCCAGTGCTCTTCTTTCATCCGTACAACTTCCATGCGCAAAAA GTTCTCATGGTTCTCTACGAGAAGAGGATCGACTTCTTTCCCTACGTGGTGGACCTGTGCAATGGCGAGCAGTACTCCAACTGGTTCCTAAACCTCAATCCCAAGGGCGATGTGCCAGTGCTGCAGGACGGCGCCCTCATTATTCCCAGCTCGACGCACATCATCAACTATGTGGAGAGCAAATTCCGCGGAG ATCGATCGCTGAAGCCAGCGCACAACTCCAAGGAGTTCGACCAGATGTTGATCTTCGAGCAGGCCATTGCCCGCCTGCCGGTGGGAACACTCAGCCTGGGTTCCTTCATGCACGACGACCTAAAGCTGGTGCCCAAGGCGCCCTTCATCGGACCCGTGCGCCAGTCCTGCCTGA AAAACAATGAAAAGGTGCTGGAACTGCTGCGCCACTCGGTGGACGATCAGGCGACCAACAAGGCAACACTGCAGCACAAGCTGGACATCCAGTTGCGCCGCCACGAGCTGGCCTCCTCGCGCGAGGATTTCCAGAAGGTCCTGGACGCCGTACGCCACTTTCTGCTCTACGTGGAGCAGGAGCTGTCCGCCCAGGCGCCGCGCAGTGAGTGGTTGACCGGCGACGAGGTGAACGTGGCGGATATTTCGCTGGGATTGCTGCTGCATCGACTGTATCAGCTGGGATTCGAGAATCAGTTCTGGACGTTTGGCAAGCTGCCGCAGGTGGAGGCCTACTTCCTGCGCTTCCGGCAACGCGAGTCCTTCCACCGCCTGCAACCGAGCAACTTTGCCATACTGCGCGAAATGTGGACACGAACGCCGGGCAACTATAAGCTAGGAGCGGGTGCCGGCTTCCTGG TGGGGCACATATAA
- the LOC6533041 gene encoding acyl-coenzyme A diphosphatase FITM2 has product MATKRRPLRPNLGGTAGSPSSGSNMNFRPGGPDITRSEARGTRPTAAPTSIREILVMGVIHLCKKTIFFNTDLKVALYLGSLFVISVIGDFVPFPKTYFARSDNLFNQYFVKVGWGWTLLFVVPFLVLSAYTITCGDHKRMLRHHFPRIVIATFFWFFWTKMFNVVENSYGRCTTKGYASKSSCLKAGHLWKGFDISGHAFILIHSSLVLIEEARPIIRWETIKEHIRNERHNRSTAENSGTNPLRTLNEEQMRSLQFLYKRLTPIIRTLFIGMAALQLLWDIMLVGTMLYYHRMIEKVISGIIAILTWYFTYRFWYPTPGLLPEAPGNGSFSYQREIPTFPFKRPSHLSTGSATTSSGSSSSRTNLNGKAATTGVPRDQQMPTFMGMPLFTSPKAASAAANLLMSEQQKRDRDREQQTLES; this is encoded by the exons ATGGCCACAAAGAGACGTCCACTGCGGCCTAACTTGGGCGGCACTGCGGGCAGTCCCTCCTCCGGTTCCAACATGAATTTCCGGCCAGGAGGACCGGACATCACCAGGTCGGAGGCGCGCGGAACGAGACCCACCGCCGCACCCACTAGTATCCGCGAGATCCTGGTCATGGGCGTCATCCATCTGTGCAAGAAGACCATATTCTTCAATACGGACCTTAAAGTCGCCTTGTATCTGGGTAGTTTGTTCGTGATCTCCGTAATCGGTGACTTTGTGCCCTTCCCAAAGACCTACTTCGCCAGATCGGACAACCTGTTCAACCAGTACTTCGTGAAGGTCGGCTGGGGTTGGACGCTGCTCTTTGTGGTGCCTTTCCTGGTGCTCTCGGCCTATACGATTACCTGTGGTGACCACAAGCGGATGCTGCGACATCATTTCCCGCGCATCGTCATAGCCACCTTCTTCTGGTTCTTCTGGACCAAGATGTTTAACGTCGTGGAGAACTCCTATGGCCGCTGCACCACAAAGG GCTATGCGAGCAAGTCAAGCTGTCTGAAGGCGGGTCATCTGTGGAAGGGCTTCGACATATCCGGGCACGCTTTTATACTGATTCACTCCAGCCTGGTGCTGATCGAGGAGGCGCGTCCCATCATCCGCTGGGAGACCATCAAGGAGCACATCCGCAACGAGCGACACAATCGCAGCACAGCCGAGAACTCGGGCACGAATCCGTTGAGGACGCTGAACGAGGAGCAAATGCGCAGCCTGCAGTTCTTGTACAAACGCCTGACGCCCATCATACGCACTCTGTTCATCGGCATGGCGGCTCTGCAGCTGCTGTGGGACATCATGTTGGTGGGCACCATGCTGTACTACCATCGCATGATCGAGAAGGTGATCAGCGGCATTATTGCCATACTCACCTGGTACTTCACCTACCGCTTCTGGTATCCCACGCCCGGTCTGCTGCCGGAGGCGCCTGGCAATGGTAGCTTCAGTTACCAACGCGAGATACCCACCTTCCCCTTCAAGCGTCCATCGCATTTATCAACGGGCTCCGCCACCACGAGCTCGGGATCCAGCAGCTCCAGGACAAATCTGAATGGCAAGGCGGCAACGACGGGCGTGCCGAGGGATCAACAGATGCCTACGTTTATGGGAATGCCGCTGTTCACCAGCCCAAAGGCGGCCAGTGCAGCCGCCAATTTGTTGATGTCCGAGCAGCAGAAACGTGACAGGGATCGCGAGCAGCAAACGCTGGAGAGCTGA
- the LOC6533042 gene encoding alanine--tRNA ligase, mitochondrial isoform X1, whose translation MACVANGKPISCLGSDLSRAFLIAGAVLIEPRHVQLGQAAAARADSTRDSEDLSGSLHRQPWPQVRSLQPSGALLRSHRRLRERGHESGEFKSVFLGTAAAPHQRVANSQKCVRVGGKHNDLSVVGTDGYHHTFFEMLGNWSFGDYFKREACAMALELLRGPYNIDPGRLYVTYFAGDKVLGIPADLECFEIWRSLGFPASRILPFGCADNFWEMGATGPCGPCTEIHIDHRPDLGSVEQRAKLVNAGRSDLTELWNLVFIQYNRHADGTISQLPAHHVDTGMGFERLTAVLQNKSSNYDTDLFTPIFDGIQQAAKSPVYSGSFPVDGNGALLDTSYRILADHARMVTACLADGMLPDQNQKLRRVLRKALNISEHVFAQDKLLTQLVPIVVETLGEAYPEMAAKQQAVIDLISHEQEVYKNLRESSSKAFAEVLMEFPNLDDIDLMECPGFVPAYREFQVQRSKFPNNTIPGDFLYKLTDTYGLTEESFLKLAELENMNCDLERYRAEVNLAKIKAKGNQREIAGGSLCDLANEQRIAEAQAMLTKRLAPTDNSHKYAYSFDKASDSYQIPPLKTRVLGMLLNDAEVSRTQGSRIQQPSTDLISIVTAASNFYYESGGQQSDGGKILVRNHQQPEHPHLLDVISVKHLNDCVVHVCKLSSPTDAFQLAIGDEVELQVDAQQRQLNTCHHTATHLLNAAIRSLFKKVTYQVSSSVTSDQCKLELGLLGKRLQKSDVQLIEDLINRVICSATPVQVQLLSAAEVLQQNDITMVPGEVYPEQGLRLVNVESPELQLSSKELCCGTHATNTSELSSFCIVNLKQTNRARFAFTAVAGQAAENVLKTAAVLRHRVDLLEKQFQTDKLTNATEAELQTIRHNMLHTDIKLPYAFKMDTLERITEMLKRIKDSSRTTLKEFVDVEMRTLLQEKPLDTNPFILHYLTSSALVEEIPLQRATKLCQDRPILVISVCDSVVKARCCVPENCITEKFNASAWLQSFADTFNGQIAAPKGQNPQAVCNMKGRRVSNLFEEQLEQAMSKAHAYAKLYL comes from the exons ATGGCATGCGTGGCGAATGGCAAGCCGATCAGCTGTTTGGGTTCAGATTTATCTCgagcatttttaattgccggtGCGGTTTTAATTGAACCGCGGCATGTACAACTCGGCCAAGCAGCTGCAGCGCGTGCTGACAGCACGCGAGATTCGGAAGACCTTTCTGGATCACTTCACCGTCAACCATGGCCACAAGTTCGTTCGCTCCAGCCCAGTGGTGCCCTTTTGCGATCCCACCGTCGCCTTCGTGAACGCGGGCATGAATCAGGTGAG TTCAAGTCGGTGTTCCTGggcacagcagcagcgccCCACCAGCGGGTTGCCAACAGCCAGAAGTGCGTCCGTGTGGGTGGAAAACACAATGATCTCTCCGTGGTGGGCACGGATGGCTATCATCACACCTTCTTCGAGATGCTCGGCAACTGGTCCTTTGGGGATTACTTCAAG CGGGAGGCATGTGCCATGGCCCTGGAGCTGCTCCGTGGTCCCTACAACATTGATCCAGGTCGTCTGTACGTCACCTACTTTGCCGGCGACAAGGTGCTGGGCATTCCTGCCGATCTGGAGTGCTTCGAGATCTGGAGGAGTTTGGG CTTTCCCGCCTCGCGAATTCTGCCCTTTGGCTGTGCGGACAACTTCTGGGAAATGGGCGCTACAGGGCCCTGCGGTCCCTGCACCGAAATCCACATAGATCATCGCCCGGATCTGGGCAGCGTGGAGCAGCGAGCCAAGTTGGTGAATGCAGGACGCTCCGATCTCACAGAGCTGTGGAATCTTGTCTTTATCCAGTACAATCG ACATGCCGATGGCACCATCTCTCAGTTGCCCGCTCATCATGTGGACACGGGCATGGGATTTGAGCGTTTAACCGCTGTGCTTCAGAATAAGTCTTCCAACTACGATACGGACTTGTTTACCCCCATATTTGATGGCATCCAGCAGGCGGCCAAATCGCCGGTTTACAGCGGCAGTTTTCCGGTTGATGGAAATGGAGCACTACTCGATACCAGCTATAGGATACTAGCCGATCATGCCCGCATGGTGACCGCTTGCTTAGCCGACGGAATGCTTCCAGATCAAAA TCAGAAACTGCGTCGCGTGCTGCGCAAAGCGCTTAACATTTCGGAGCATGTGTTTGCCCAAGACAAATTGCTGACCCAGCTAGTTCCTATTGTGGTGGAGACACTTGGAGAAGCCTATCCAGAGATGGCTGCCAAGCAGCAGGCTGTCATCGACTTGATCAGCCACGAGCAGGAGGTTTACAAGAATCTTAGAGAGAGTTCTTCCAAAGCGTTTGCTGAGGTGCTAATGGAGTTTCCCAATCTGGATGACATCGATCTGATGGAGTGCCCGGGATTTGTGCCCGCCTATCGAGAGTTCCAGGTGCAGCGCAGCAAGTTTCCCAATAACACCATACCAGGGGACTTCCTCTACAAGCTGACTGATACCTATGGCCTGACCGAGGAGAGCTTCCTTAAGCTGGCCGAGTTGGAGAACATGAACTGTGATTTGGAGCGCTACAGGGCGGAGGTTAATCTGGCCAAGATCAAAGCCAAGGGCAACCAAAGGGAGATTGCTGGAGGCTCACTCTGCGATCTGGCCAACGAGCAGCGTATCGCTGAAGCTCAAGCGATGCTAACAAAGCGTCTGGCGCCCACCGACAACAGTCACAAATACGCTTACTCCTTCGACAAGGCGAGTGATTCATATCAGATACCTCCACTGAAGACTCGAGTTCTGGGCATGCTCCTCAACGATGCGGAAGTGTCACGAACCCAAGGCAGTCGCATACAGCAACCATCCACCGACCTCATTTCCATTGTGACCGCTGCCAGCAATTTCTACTATGAATCTGGAGGTCAACAATCGGATGGCGGAAAGATCCTTGTAAGGAATCATCAACAGCCAGAGCATCCTCACTTGCTAGACGTGATCAGTGTGAAACATCTCAACGACTGTGTAGTTCACGTCTGCAAGTTATCCAGTCCCACGGATGCCTTTCAGCTTGCCATTGGAGATGAGGTGGAACTGCAGGTGGATGCGCAGCAGAGACAGCTCAACACGTGCCATCACACAG CCACCCATCTACTGAACGCCGCCATCCGCTCGCTCTTCAAGAAGGTTACCTACCAGGTCTCCAGTTCTGTGACCAGCGACCAGTGCAAACTGGAGCTGGGACTTTTGGGCAAGCGCTTGCAGAAGAGCGATGTGCAGCTCATCGAGGATCTGATCAA CCGCGTTATCTGCTCTGCTACGCCGGTTCAAGTTCAGTTGCTGAGTGCAGCTGAAGTTCTGCAGCAGAACGACATCACCATGGTGCCCGGCGAAGTTTATCCAGAGCAGGGATTGCGTCTAGTCAACGTGGAGAGTCCGGAACTGCAGCTCAGCTCCAAGGAACTGTGCTGCGGAACGCATGCAACCAACACCAGTGAGCTGTCCAGCTTCTGCATCGTGAATCTGAAGCAGACTAATCGGGCGAGATTCGCATTTACCGCCGTGGCTGGCCAGGCGGCAGAAAAC GTGCTGAAAACGGCTGCGGTACTGCGTCACCGCGTTGATCTCCTCGAGAAGCAGTTCCAAACCGATAAACTCACAAACGCTACGGAGGCGGAACTGCAGACGATTCGGCACAACATGTTGCACACGGACATCAAACTGCCATACGCCTTTAAGATGGACACGCTGGAACGCATCACCGAGATGCTGAAAAGGATCAAAGATTCGTCGCGCACCACACTAAA GGAATTTGTGGATGTGGAGATGCGCACGCTGTTGCAGGAGAAGCCGTTGGATACGAACCCCTTCATTCTGCACTACCTCACCAGCTCCGCTCTCGTGGAGGAGATACCCTTGCAACGAGCCACCAAGCTGTGCCAGGATCGGCCCATCCTTGTGATCAGCGTGTGTGATAGCGTGGTCAAGGCGCGCTGTTGTGTACCAGAAAACTGTATCACCGAGAAGTTCAACGCTTCCGCTTGGCTGCAATCCTTTGCCGACACTTTTAATGGACAAATAGCTGCGCCCAAGGGTCAGAATCCGCAGGCCGTGTGCAACATGAAGGGTCGGCGGGTTAGCAATCTGttcgaggagcagctggagcaggcAATGTCCAAGGCACATGCATACGCTAAGCTTTATCTCTAG
- the LOC6533042 gene encoding alanine--tRNA ligase, mitochondrial isoform X2 yields the protein MYNSAKQLQRVLTAREIRKTFLDHFTVNHGHKFVRSSPVVPFCDPTVAFVNAGMNQFKSVFLGTAAAPHQRVANSQKCVRVGGKHNDLSVVGTDGYHHTFFEMLGNWSFGDYFKREACAMALELLRGPYNIDPGRLYVTYFAGDKVLGIPADLECFEIWRSLGFPASRILPFGCADNFWEMGATGPCGPCTEIHIDHRPDLGSVEQRAKLVNAGRSDLTELWNLVFIQYNRHADGTISQLPAHHVDTGMGFERLTAVLQNKSSNYDTDLFTPIFDGIQQAAKSPVYSGSFPVDGNGALLDTSYRILADHARMVTACLADGMLPDQNQKLRRVLRKALNISEHVFAQDKLLTQLVPIVVETLGEAYPEMAAKQQAVIDLISHEQEVYKNLRESSSKAFAEVLMEFPNLDDIDLMECPGFVPAYREFQVQRSKFPNNTIPGDFLYKLTDTYGLTEESFLKLAELENMNCDLERYRAEVNLAKIKAKGNQREIAGGSLCDLANEQRIAEAQAMLTKRLAPTDNSHKYAYSFDKASDSYQIPPLKTRVLGMLLNDAEVSRTQGSRIQQPSTDLISIVTAASNFYYESGGQQSDGGKILVRNHQQPEHPHLLDVISVKHLNDCVVHVCKLSSPTDAFQLAIGDEVELQVDAQQRQLNTCHHTATHLLNAAIRSLFKKVTYQVSSSVTSDQCKLELGLLGKRLQKSDVQLIEDLINRVICSATPVQVQLLSAAEVLQQNDITMVPGEVYPEQGLRLVNVESPELQLSSKELCCGTHATNTSELSSFCIVNLKQTNRARFAFTAVAGQAAENVLKTAAVLRHRVDLLEKQFQTDKLTNATEAELQTIRHNMLHTDIKLPYAFKMDTLERITEMLKRIKDSSRTTLKEFVDVEMRTLLQEKPLDTNPFILHYLTSSALVEEIPLQRATKLCQDRPILVISVCDSVVKARCCVPENCITEKFNASAWLQSFADTFNGQIAAPKGQNPQAVCNMKGRRVSNLFEEQLEQAMSKAHAYAKLYL from the exons ATGTACAACTCGGCCAAGCAGCTGCAGCGCGTGCTGACAGCACGCGAGATTCGGAAGACCTTTCTGGATCACTTCACCGTCAACCATGGCCACAAGTTCGTTCGCTCCAGCCCAGTGGTGCCCTTTTGCGATCCCACCGTCGCCTTCGTGAACGCGGGCATGAATCAG TTCAAGTCGGTGTTCCTGggcacagcagcagcgccCCACCAGCGGGTTGCCAACAGCCAGAAGTGCGTCCGTGTGGGTGGAAAACACAATGATCTCTCCGTGGTGGGCACGGATGGCTATCATCACACCTTCTTCGAGATGCTCGGCAACTGGTCCTTTGGGGATTACTTCAAG CGGGAGGCATGTGCCATGGCCCTGGAGCTGCTCCGTGGTCCCTACAACATTGATCCAGGTCGTCTGTACGTCACCTACTTTGCCGGCGACAAGGTGCTGGGCATTCCTGCCGATCTGGAGTGCTTCGAGATCTGGAGGAGTTTGGG CTTTCCCGCCTCGCGAATTCTGCCCTTTGGCTGTGCGGACAACTTCTGGGAAATGGGCGCTACAGGGCCCTGCGGTCCCTGCACCGAAATCCACATAGATCATCGCCCGGATCTGGGCAGCGTGGAGCAGCGAGCCAAGTTGGTGAATGCAGGACGCTCCGATCTCACAGAGCTGTGGAATCTTGTCTTTATCCAGTACAATCG ACATGCCGATGGCACCATCTCTCAGTTGCCCGCTCATCATGTGGACACGGGCATGGGATTTGAGCGTTTAACCGCTGTGCTTCAGAATAAGTCTTCCAACTACGATACGGACTTGTTTACCCCCATATTTGATGGCATCCAGCAGGCGGCCAAATCGCCGGTTTACAGCGGCAGTTTTCCGGTTGATGGAAATGGAGCACTACTCGATACCAGCTATAGGATACTAGCCGATCATGCCCGCATGGTGACCGCTTGCTTAGCCGACGGAATGCTTCCAGATCAAAA TCAGAAACTGCGTCGCGTGCTGCGCAAAGCGCTTAACATTTCGGAGCATGTGTTTGCCCAAGACAAATTGCTGACCCAGCTAGTTCCTATTGTGGTGGAGACACTTGGAGAAGCCTATCCAGAGATGGCTGCCAAGCAGCAGGCTGTCATCGACTTGATCAGCCACGAGCAGGAGGTTTACAAGAATCTTAGAGAGAGTTCTTCCAAAGCGTTTGCTGAGGTGCTAATGGAGTTTCCCAATCTGGATGACATCGATCTGATGGAGTGCCCGGGATTTGTGCCCGCCTATCGAGAGTTCCAGGTGCAGCGCAGCAAGTTTCCCAATAACACCATACCAGGGGACTTCCTCTACAAGCTGACTGATACCTATGGCCTGACCGAGGAGAGCTTCCTTAAGCTGGCCGAGTTGGAGAACATGAACTGTGATTTGGAGCGCTACAGGGCGGAGGTTAATCTGGCCAAGATCAAAGCCAAGGGCAACCAAAGGGAGATTGCTGGAGGCTCACTCTGCGATCTGGCCAACGAGCAGCGTATCGCTGAAGCTCAAGCGATGCTAACAAAGCGTCTGGCGCCCACCGACAACAGTCACAAATACGCTTACTCCTTCGACAAGGCGAGTGATTCATATCAGATACCTCCACTGAAGACTCGAGTTCTGGGCATGCTCCTCAACGATGCGGAAGTGTCACGAACCCAAGGCAGTCGCATACAGCAACCATCCACCGACCTCATTTCCATTGTGACCGCTGCCAGCAATTTCTACTATGAATCTGGAGGTCAACAATCGGATGGCGGAAAGATCCTTGTAAGGAATCATCAACAGCCAGAGCATCCTCACTTGCTAGACGTGATCAGTGTGAAACATCTCAACGACTGTGTAGTTCACGTCTGCAAGTTATCCAGTCCCACGGATGCCTTTCAGCTTGCCATTGGAGATGAGGTGGAACTGCAGGTGGATGCGCAGCAGAGACAGCTCAACACGTGCCATCACACAG CCACCCATCTACTGAACGCCGCCATCCGCTCGCTCTTCAAGAAGGTTACCTACCAGGTCTCCAGTTCTGTGACCAGCGACCAGTGCAAACTGGAGCTGGGACTTTTGGGCAAGCGCTTGCAGAAGAGCGATGTGCAGCTCATCGAGGATCTGATCAA CCGCGTTATCTGCTCTGCTACGCCGGTTCAAGTTCAGTTGCTGAGTGCAGCTGAAGTTCTGCAGCAGAACGACATCACCATGGTGCCCGGCGAAGTTTATCCAGAGCAGGGATTGCGTCTAGTCAACGTGGAGAGTCCGGAACTGCAGCTCAGCTCCAAGGAACTGTGCTGCGGAACGCATGCAACCAACACCAGTGAGCTGTCCAGCTTCTGCATCGTGAATCTGAAGCAGACTAATCGGGCGAGATTCGCATTTACCGCCGTGGCTGGCCAGGCGGCAGAAAAC GTGCTGAAAACGGCTGCGGTACTGCGTCACCGCGTTGATCTCCTCGAGAAGCAGTTCCAAACCGATAAACTCACAAACGCTACGGAGGCGGAACTGCAGACGATTCGGCACAACATGTTGCACACGGACATCAAACTGCCATACGCCTTTAAGATGGACACGCTGGAACGCATCACCGAGATGCTGAAAAGGATCAAAGATTCGTCGCGCACCACACTAAA GGAATTTGTGGATGTGGAGATGCGCACGCTGTTGCAGGAGAAGCCGTTGGATACGAACCCCTTCATTCTGCACTACCTCACCAGCTCCGCTCTCGTGGAGGAGATACCCTTGCAACGAGCCACCAAGCTGTGCCAGGATCGGCCCATCCTTGTGATCAGCGTGTGTGATAGCGTGGTCAAGGCGCGCTGTTGTGTACCAGAAAACTGTATCACCGAGAAGTTCAACGCTTCCGCTTGGCTGCAATCCTTTGCCGACACTTTTAATGGACAAATAGCTGCGCCCAAGGGTCAGAATCCGCAGGCCGTGTGCAACATGAAGGGTCGGCGGGTTAGCAATCTGttcgaggagcagctggagcaggcAATGTCCAAGGCACATGCATACGCTAAGCTTTATCTCTAG